A single region of the Neodiprion pinetum isolate iyNeoPine1 chromosome 5, iyNeoPine1.2, whole genome shotgun sequence genome encodes:
- the UK114 gene encoding 2-iminobutanoate/2-iminopropanoate deaminase isoform X1: protein MAMKIIRKIISTTRAPKSAGPYNQAVLVDRTVYLSGVLGLDKDSGKLVDGGAAGEARQALVNMGCILKEAGSDFEKVIKTTILLNSIDDFSAVNEVYKEFFTKDYPARSTFQVGKLPLGAKVEIEAIALTGEVKTVGGSSSAS from the exons ATggcgatgaaaattattcgaaaaattatatcaactACAAGGGCACCAAAATCGGCCGGACCATATAA TCAAGCTGTTCTAGTCGACCGAACCGTTTATCTTTCTGGAGTACTTGGGCTTGATAAGGATTCTGGGAAGCTGGTCGATGGTGGGGCAGCCGGAGAAGCTCGTCAGGCACTCGTCAATATGGGGTGTATTTTAAAGGAGGCGGGTTCCGACTTTGAGAAAG TTATAAAGACGACTATCCTGCTCAACAGTATCGATGATTTTTCTGCTGTAAACGAAGTTTATAAGGAAT ttttcaCAAAGGATTATCCAGCAAGGTCCACATTCCAGGTTGGGAAGCTACCATTG GGGGCGAAGGTTGAAATCGAGGCAATTGCATTGACTGGTGAAGTGAAAACGGTCGGTGGATCTTCAAGTGCCAGTTGA
- the UK114 gene encoding 2-iminobutanoate/2-iminopropanoate deaminase isoform X2, protein MASIIRKIITCPAAPKPVGPYNQAVLVDRTVYLSGVLGLDKDSGKLVDGGAAGEARQALVNMGCILKEAGSDFEKVIKTTILLNSIDDFSAVNEVYKEFFTKDYPARSTFQVGKLPLGAKVEIEAIALTGEVKTVGGSSSAS, encoded by the exons ATGGCGTCTATAATACGGAAAATTATTACTTGTCCAGCAGCGCCTAAACCCGTTGGCCCTTATAA TCAAGCTGTTCTAGTCGACCGAACCGTTTATCTTTCTGGAGTACTTGGGCTTGATAAGGATTCTGGGAAGCTGGTCGATGGTGGGGCAGCCGGAGAAGCTCGTCAGGCACTCGTCAATATGGGGTGTATTTTAAAGGAGGCGGGTTCCGACTTTGAGAAAG TTATAAAGACGACTATCCTGCTCAACAGTATCGATGATTTTTCTGCTGTAAACGAAGTTTATAAGGAAT ttttcaCAAAGGATTATCCAGCAAGGTCCACATTCCAGGTTGGGAAGCTACCATTG GGGGCGAAGGTTGAAATCGAGGCAATTGCATTGACTGGTGAAGTGAAAACGGTCGGTGGATCTTCAAGTGCCAGTTGA
- the Apt1 gene encoding acyl-protein thioesterase 1 isoform X1 → MTTPVVIAATARHTATLIFLHGLGDTGHGWASSMGSVRSPHVKVICPTAPTMPVTLNAGFRMPSWFDLRSLDPSGPEDEEGIRRAAEVVHSLIAQEVAAGIPTKRIVIGGFSQGGALAMYSALTFPEPLAGVIALSAWLPLHQRFPASAVGNKNVPLLQCHGDCDPIVPYKWGQMTASLLKQFMTNTEFKTYRGMMHTSCDDEMRDMKMFVEKVLKP, encoded by the exons ATGACGACTCCGGTTGTAATTGCCGCAACGGCTCGACACACCGCGACG CTCATATTTCTCCATGGGCTTGGAGACACGGG ACATGGATGGGCAAGCTCGATGGGATCTGTGCGATCTCCTCACGTCAAAGTAATTTGTCCAACTGC GCCAACTATGCCAGTGACGTTGAACGCCGGATTCCGGATGCCTTCGTG gTTTGACCTGAGATCGCTCGATCCATCAGGTCCAGAAGATGAAGAGGGTATCCGTAGGGCTGCAGAAGTTGTACACTCGTTGATAGCTCAGGAGGTCGCAGCTGGTATACCAACGAAGAGAATCGTTATCGGAGGATTTAGTCAAGGTGGAGCTCTGGCGATGTATAGTGCACTCACGTTTCCAGAGCCTCTAGCAGGCGTCATAGCTTTATCAGCTTGGCTCCCTTTGCATCAGAGGTTCCCCGCC AGTGCGGTTGGCAATAAAAATGTCCCGTTGCTGCAGTGCCACGGTGATTGCGATCCAATTGTTCCATACAAGTGGGGCCAGATGACTGCGTCGTTGTTGAAGCAGTTCATGACCAATACAGAGTTTAAAACGTATCGAGGAATGATGCACACATCTTGCGACGAT gagATGCGCGATATGAAGATGTTCGTTGAAAAAGTTCTCAAGCCATAA
- the LOC124219763 gene encoding cotranscriptional regulator ARB2A homolog isoform X2 gives MFRVIRRIFSSIVNWEFTKLAVMTDPVFPTTLKDFGYAFDEGGKLRKLDQSTGLTTDGGFEFNVTEDHAYNQKRYEALGQVIDLHIYDLLEKEGLKKLFVPKEASSKAPELKSFIFVSEDALLNDKLMILIHGSGVVRAGQWARRLIINDNLETGTQLPYIRKARELGYAVMVLNTNDNFRTVNGKPTEIPGSKDPHSHVETVWKQYIEPSNAKHVAIVAHSYGGVCVVKLAVDHAEEFRRRVFAVGLTDSVHMITSAKDTKHILKHRVGATFSRDKDTQEWGRDRCGDSVIGGKLRGLFLQMSKRNCRELVTEDL, from the exons ATGTTTAGGGTGATACGTCGCATTTTTAGCAGTATTGTGAACTGGGAGTTTACGAAACTGGCAGTAATGACTGATCCTGTATTTCCTACAACGCTGAAAGATTTTGGATACGCTTTTGATGAAG GCGGGAAACTTCGAAAGCTTGATCAAAGCACCGGCCTCACTACTGACGGTGGATTCGAGTTTAACGTTACCGAAGACCATGCTTACAATCAGAAACGATACGAAGCGCTCGGTCAG GTAATTGATTTGCACATCTATGACCTCCTAGAGAAAGAAggtctgaaaaaattgttcgtgCCGAAGGAGGCGTCGTCAAAGGCACCGGAGCTAAAGTCGTTCATATTCGTTAGCGAAGACGCATTGCTGAACGACAAGCTTATGATATTGATACATGGCAGCGGAGTTGTAAGAGCCGGTCAATGGGCAAGGCGATTAATTATAAACGACAATCTAGAGACCGGCACGCAGTTGCCTTACATAAGAAAAGCACGAGAGCTTGGATACGCGGTAATGGTTCTCAACACAAACGACAATTTCCGTACCGTAAACGGAAAGCCGACTGAAATACCG GGTAGCAAGGATCCTCATAGTCACGTCGAAACCGTCTGGAAGCAGTACATCGAGCCCTCGAATGCGAAGCACGTAGCAATCGTTGCGCACAGCTACGGTGGCGTTTGCGTCGTTAAATTG GCGGTAGACCATGCGGAAGAATTTCGACGCAGAGTATTTGCTGTCGGGCTAACCGACTCTGTGCACATGATTACTTCAGCAAAAGACACAAAACACATTTTGAAG CATCGAGTCGGTGCTACGTTCTCCAGGGATAAGGACACGCAGGAATGGGGACGCGATCGATGCGGGGATTCCGTGATTGGGGGCAAGTTGCGCGGACTGTTTCTTCAAATGTCAAAACGCAATTGCAGAGAATTAGTGACGGAAGACCTTTAG
- the Pop1 gene encoding ribonucleases P/MRP protein subunit POP1 has protein sequence MAEKAQFDIFLGGSQELPPEAHIMKLASARANEIAAMTYSIDNPQQTKLIFQKLPMHMRRRIMSHNAKRMPRRLREMHIHQMSKSGLPPKTKRPSRKYRRRPQNLIAEYKRRQVKNAWLETHVWHAKRFHMVEKWGHRLPEHSNDRCFRASYRAVAKHCLLQDISYYSCIQLTGPINALKKMLKNHCDPGNLSFTAKSYIQGSREGNLMFYRKNGYPTSPVGTVEFIWRPGNSELKTLWIWAHPAFYQLILSEICNSFKFNLESPCHSSDSEYSGADNCRLVLLKNSLNRFRLCGPLSLAVLTTALRLPEIGKILDEVRKSEGEGDEVKSHTTMETDSPKCGDSDSDVEIVQVSKKEIEPMDVESNTRIDRDDNNESLETTARSWYSEYYRDSENIQSLQVQKEVFEHLRDLNSPNQLPPCAVMAFTVLDPRYFVPTKRNKAQTNARTIETIPVPPTLINVSAIWEPRIRKSSVKNFKTTNEINKLRSENLVPGIDNDDKYDQSYIAKVPILLIQRPGCGYGEKSLGFSSGIDVILPSGWATPFWISFIFRCAKPGGLRESTSIIFENLRLNSPDFNPPDTEAYIKEASERKTSLMEKYFRYPPNRRSNYVKLGISSPFYCEWNLLIKEWTDMATFYVLRDKKLLHLIQENISHQLPLNRHKKYQQLCESSFDKTVFKDTNTLITVKIVIESKGCPRDFAIICLPLSEDLEKLGQKRTWEGPVAKLRKDPNESIRKTLRRGHLALLKRLRRQRVKQRIKMESSDHRSVEPKPSSSIAMSKIISRKKAQSIVDLQAEKMKNLYLPNCKTIRNSCDREVMGYVVKGDFSFTESKGIGLGYVTLPSLFSLIKQKSNVVLIRNTRSRQYRLARLSILT, from the exons ATGGCGGAAAAGGCTCAATTCGACATATTCCTCGGTGGATCCCAGGAATTACCTCCCGAAGCACATATCATGAAACTGGCATCGGCGAGAGCGAATGAAATCGCCGCGATGACTTATTCCAtag ATAATCCTCAACAGACAAAATTAATATTCCAAAAACTACCGATGCATATGCGTCGCAGAATAATGTCCCACAATGCAAAGCGTATGCCAAGGAGACTACGAGAGATGCATATTCACCAAATGTCAAAGTCAGGTTTGCCACCCAAAACAAAAAGACCCTCCCGAAAGTACCGGCGAAGGCCACAGAACCTGATCGCAGAGTACAAGCGTAGGCAGGTAAAGAATGCCTGGCTTGAAACACACGTGTGGCACGCAAAAAGGTTTCACATGGTTGAAAAATGGGGTCACAGGCTCCCTGAGCACTCAAATGATCGCTGTTTCAGAGCGAGTTACAGAGCAGTAGCAAAACACTGCCTGCTACAGGACATATCTTACTATTCTTGCATTCAGCTAACTGGACCGATTAATGCGCTGAAAAAAATGCTCAAGAATCACTGCGATCCTGGCAACCTGAGCTTCACAGCAAAATCCTATATCCAGGGTAGCAGGGAGGGGAATCTTATGTTCTACAGGAAGAACGGATATCCAACATCACCTGTGGGAACTGTAGAGTTCATATGGAGGCCTGGTAACTCTGAACTAAAAACATTATGGATATGGGCGCATCCTGCATTTTATCAGCTAATATTGTCGGAGATTTGTAACAGCTTCAAGTTTAATCTTGAGTCTCCGTGCCATTCCTCAGATTCAGAGTATTCGGGTGCTGATAATTGCAGACTAGTATTACTGAAGAATTCCTTGAACAGGTTCAGACTTTGCGGTCCATTGAGTCTGGCAGTGCTCACGACTGCCCTACGTCTGCCAGAGATAGGAAAAATTCTTGACGAAGTGAGAAAATCTGAGGGAGAAGGAGATGAAGTGAAGTCACATACTACCATGGAAACAGATTCACCAAAATGTGGTGATTCGGATAGTGATGTTGAAATCGTTCAGGTTTCTAAGAAGGAAATTGAACCAATGGACGTCGAGAGCAATACTCGTATTGATAGAGATGACAACAACGAATCACTTGAGACTACTGCCCGATCATGGTATTCGGAGTATTATAGGGACTCAGAGAACATTCAGTCACTGCAAGTTCAAAAAGAGGTTTTTGAACATCTGAGGGATCTTAATTCACCCAACCAGCTTCCCCCATGTGCAGTTATGGCTTTCACAGTTTTGGATCCAAGATATTTCGTCCCGACTAAACGAAATAAAGCGCAGACAAATGCAAGGACCATTGAGACGATTCCTGTTCCTCCCACACTTATTAATGTTAGTGCAATATGGGAACCCAGAATCAGAAAATCATCGGTGAAAAACTTCAAGACTACAAATGAAATTAACAAACTGAGAAGTGAAAATTTAGTTCCCGGTATTGACAATGACGATAAATATGACCAAAGCTATATTGCCAAAGTACCTATTCTTCTTATCCAGAGGCCTGGATGCGGCTATGGAGAAAAAAGTCTTG gaTTCAGTTCTGgaatcgacgtaattttaccATCTGGTTGGGCAACTCCGTTTTGGatctcgtttatttttcgttGTGCCAAACCAGGAGGTTTGAGGGAATCAACATcaattatatttgaaaatcttaGGTTGAATTCGCCTGATTTTAATCCGCCAGATACAGAAGCATACATAAAAGAAGCTTCAGAAAGAAAGACTAGTCTAATGGAAAAGTATTTCAGATATCCTCCAAACAGGAGATCAAATTACGTGAAACTTGGTATTTCTAGTCCGTTCTATTGCGAGTGGAATTTACTTATCAAGGAATGGACAGATATGGCAACGTTCTATGTACTCAGAGATAAGAAACTGCTTCATTTAATACAAGAAAATATCTCTCATCAATTACCATTGAACCGGCATAAGAAGTATCAACAGCTTTGTGAATCAAGTTTCGACAAAACTGTGTTCAAAGACACTAATACGTTAATAACTGTAAAGATTGTCATAGAAAGCAAAGGGTGTCCCAGAGATTTTGCCATAATCTGCCTACCCCTCTCTGAGGATTTAGAAAAATTGGGCCAAAAAAGAACCTGGGAAGGGCCTGTAGCTAAGCTAAGAAAAGACCCCAACGAATCGATTAGAAAAACTTTGAGAAGGGGTCACTTGGCGCTATTGAAACGTTTGAGAAGACAAAGAGTAAAACAGCGGATTAAAATGGAGAGTAGTGATCACAGATCGGTTGAGCCAAAGCCCAGTTCCAGCATTGCGATGTCTAAAATAATTTCGCGAAAAAAGGCTCAAAGTATTGTTGACCTGCAGGCTGAAAAGATGAAGAATCTCTATTTGCCAAATTGCAAAACGATACGAAACTCTTGCGATCGAGAAGTTATGGGATACGTGGTTAAAGGAGACTTCAGTTTTACCGAATCAAAGGGAATCGGACTGGGATACGTAACACTTCCCTCTCTGTTTAGCCTAATTAAGCAGAAAAGTAACGTAGTTCTGATCAGAAACACAAGATCTAGACAATACAGACTCGCCAGACTTAGTATACTGACATGA
- the LOC124219763 gene encoding FAM172 family protein homolog CG10038 isoform X1, translating into MFRVIRRIFSSIVNWEFTKLAVMTDPVFPTTLKDFGYAFDEGGKLRKLDQSTGLTTDGGFEFNVTEDHAYNQKRYEALGQVIDLHIYDLLEKEGLKKLFVPKEASSKAPELKSFIFVSEDALLNDKLMILIHGSGVVRAGQWARRLIINDNLETGTQLPYIRKARELGYAVMVLNTNDNFRTVNGKPTEIPGSKDPHSHVETVWKQYIEPSNAKHVAIVAHSYGGVCVVKLAVDHAEEFRRRVFAVGLTDSVHMITSAKDTKHILKVARNWVSSEKPLDTPERSPDGDIERCSAGHAIHEMTSYSCMESLFQFVEERFNEARGKSDL; encoded by the exons ATGTTTAGGGTGATACGTCGCATTTTTAGCAGTATTGTGAACTGGGAGTTTACGAAACTGGCAGTAATGACTGATCCTGTATTTCCTACAACGCTGAAAGATTTTGGATACGCTTTTGATGAAG GCGGGAAACTTCGAAAGCTTGATCAAAGCACCGGCCTCACTACTGACGGTGGATTCGAGTTTAACGTTACCGAAGACCATGCTTACAATCAGAAACGATACGAAGCGCTCGGTCAG GTAATTGATTTGCACATCTATGACCTCCTAGAGAAAGAAggtctgaaaaaattgttcgtgCCGAAGGAGGCGTCGTCAAAGGCACCGGAGCTAAAGTCGTTCATATTCGTTAGCGAAGACGCATTGCTGAACGACAAGCTTATGATATTGATACATGGCAGCGGAGTTGTAAGAGCCGGTCAATGGGCAAGGCGATTAATTATAAACGACAATCTAGAGACCGGCACGCAGTTGCCTTACATAAGAAAAGCACGAGAGCTTGGATACGCGGTAATGGTTCTCAACACAAACGACAATTTCCGTACCGTAAACGGAAAGCCGACTGAAATACCG GGTAGCAAGGATCCTCATAGTCACGTCGAAACCGTCTGGAAGCAGTACATCGAGCCCTCGAATGCGAAGCACGTAGCAATCGTTGCGCACAGCTACGGTGGCGTTTGCGTCGTTAAATTG GCGGTAGACCATGCGGAAGAATTTCGACGCAGAGTATTTGCTGTCGGGCTAACCGACTCTGTGCACATGATTACTTCAGCAAAAGACACAAAACACATTTTGAAG GTGGCGCGAAATTGGGTATCCTCAGAGAAGCCCCTGGACACCCCGGAGCGATCGCCTGACGGTGACATCGAACGGTGTTCTGCGG gACATGCGATCCACGAGATGACGTCGTACTCCTGCATGGAGTCCCTTTTCCAATTCGTAGAGGAGAGGTTCAACGAGGCGAGAGGAAAATCCGATCTCTAA
- the Apt1 gene encoding acyl-protein thioesterase 2 isoform X2, with translation MGSVRSPHVKVICPTAPTMPVTLNAGFRMPSWFDLRSLDPSGPEDEEGIRRAAEVVHSLIAQEVAAGIPTKRIVIGGFSQGGALAMYSALTFPEPLAGVIALSAWLPLHQRFPASAVGNKNVPLLQCHGDCDPIVPYKWGQMTASLLKQFMTNTEFKTYRGMMHTSCDDEMRDMKMFVEKVLKP, from the exons ATGGGATCTGTGCGATCTCCTCACGTCAAAGTAATTTGTCCAACTGC GCCAACTATGCCAGTGACGTTGAACGCCGGATTCCGGATGCCTTCGTG gTTTGACCTGAGATCGCTCGATCCATCAGGTCCAGAAGATGAAGAGGGTATCCGTAGGGCTGCAGAAGTTGTACACTCGTTGATAGCTCAGGAGGTCGCAGCTGGTATACCAACGAAGAGAATCGTTATCGGAGGATTTAGTCAAGGTGGAGCTCTGGCGATGTATAGTGCACTCACGTTTCCAGAGCCTCTAGCAGGCGTCATAGCTTTATCAGCTTGGCTCCCTTTGCATCAGAGGTTCCCCGCC AGTGCGGTTGGCAATAAAAATGTCCCGTTGCTGCAGTGCCACGGTGATTGCGATCCAATTGTTCCATACAAGTGGGGCCAGATGACTGCGTCGTTGTTGAAGCAGTTCATGACCAATACAGAGTTTAAAACGTATCGAGGAATGATGCACACATCTTGCGACGAT gagATGCGCGATATGAAGATGTTCGTTGAAAAAGTTCTCAAGCCATAA